From Methanococcoides sp. AM1:
AGATACCGGAAGTATAGGAACGGATGTCACATTGATATAACCGGTCTTGACTTCGGAATCAGTACCATTGATATTACTGACAGTTAGATTGACAGTATACAAACCAGCTGTATCATACGTATGAACGAGATTCTGGCTGGAGTAATCTTCAGTACCGTCAGCATCAATATCCCAGGACCATGACGTTGCATTGGTTGACAGATCAGTAAACGCAACGCTCAGGGGAGCAATACCTTCAGTTACATTAGCACTGAAATCGGATACCGGAAGTATAGGAA
This genomic window contains:
- a CDS encoding PKD domain-containing protein, with amino-acid sequence PILPVSDFSANVTEGIAPLSVAFTDLSTNATSWSWDIDADGTEDYSSQNLVHTYDTAGLYTVNLTVSNINGTDSEVKTGYINVTSVPILPVSDFSANVTEGIAPLSIAFTDLSTNATSWSWDIDADGTEDYSS